In Streptomyces sp. TLI_146, the genomic stretch ATCTCAACCGCCCGCGCCTCCAGCTCAGCAACTTGCTGAAACCAAGCCGGAAGTTGGCTTCGCAGGACGAGCGGCAGCAGGCGCGACAGCAGTCCGCCCGTGCCCAGCGCGGCGTCCGCCCGCTCGCTGAAGTCGGCCGTCGGCAGCTTGCGGGCCGTCTCGATCTGGCCGATCAGTGAGCCGGTGTACGAGATGATCGCGCCCAGTTGCTTCTGGGTGAGCCCGCCCGCCTCGCGGTAGCGGCGCAGCTCGTAGCCGTAGTAGTCGAGCGGCGAGGCGCTCGGATCGAGGACGTTGATGTGGACCACGGCGGGTACCCCCTCGGGCTCAACTCCGCTTACTTCTCAACGGGTTGTATTCATTCGTAGCCGAGAGTAGCCATCTCGCGGCACGCTCGTACCGTGAACGACAATTCCCAGTACGGCATGCGCTTCACGGTCGGCGTGCACTCCGCACGCCATGTCCGCAGGATCGTCCGTACACACCTCGACTTCTGGGCCATGTCCGACCTCGTGGACGCGGCCGAACTCGCTGTGACGGAGCTGCTCGCCAACGTGGTACGGCATGTGCCGGACCGCTACTGCGAGTTGAGCATGCGCCGTCTGCCGCACGGCGTGCGCGTCGAGGTGTCGGACAGATTCCCGCAGCTTCCCCTGCCCCTCAACGCGTCGGATGAGGACGAGTCCGGGCGCGGGCTCGTGCTCCTGGACGCGGTGGTCGACAAGTGGGGCGTCTCCCCGGGCCCGGCCAGGACCGGGAAGACGGTGTGGTTCGAGTGCGGGACACCCCCGCAGGAGATCACCGACATAGACCTTGATGAGCTCCTCCGCGGCTGAAACGGTTGTCACCGGGGGCCGGGGTGGTGCCGTCGCGCGGCTACTTCGACGCGCCGGAGCCCGACCCCGTACTGCCCGCCGGCATCGCCTTGCCGCCCCATGTCGCCGCTCTGGGCGCGGGCAGCCCCGGGAGCTGAACGCCGCGCGGGCCCGCGAGGGCGTACACGAGGGCGAAGCCCGCGCCGACGACGGTGGCGCCGCCGATCGCGTCGAGCACCCAGTGGTTGGCGGTGGCGATGATCGCGCACACCGTGAAGAGCGGGTGGAGCATGCCCAGCGCCTTCATCCACAGCTTGGGCGCCACCACCGCGATCACGATGCCGCACCACAGCGACCAGCCGAAGTGCAGACTGGGCATCGCCGCGTACTGGTTGGTGACCTGTGTCATCGCCCCGTAGTCCGGGTTGGCCAGGTCCTGCGGGCCGTGGACCGTGTCGATGAAGTCCATGCCCGGCATCAGGCGCGGCGGGGCGAGCGGGAAGAACCAGAAGCCGACCAGGCCGAGCACCGTGGCGAAGCCCAGGGCCGCGCGCGCCCAGCGGTAGTCGGTGGGTCGGCGCACGTACAGCACGCCCAGGACGGTGAGCGGCACCACGAAGTGGAACGACTCGTAGTAGAAGTTGAAGAACGACTCCAGCCACTTGGCGTGCTGGATCGAGTGGTTGGCCCAGCGCTCGATGTCGATGTGGAGCGCGCGCTCGATGGACGCGATGGTCCGGCCGTGCGCCTCGGCAGTCTCCCGCCCGGCGGTGGCCTCCAGGCGTATGTGGGAGTACGCGGAGTAGCCGACGCGGATGGCGAGCAGTTCCAGGAGCAGGTTCGGGCGGCTGAGCACCCGGCGCCAGAACGGCACCAGCGGGACGCGGGCCCAGCGGCCCGGGGCGGGCTCCGCGTAGGTGGTGGGGACCGGCTTGCGGAAGTGCTCGGAGGTGCGCGGCAGGAACGGGACCAGGCAGGCCGCGAGCAGCGCCGTCAGCAGGGGAACGTTGTCACGTAACGGGTAGAGGACCGGCATGTTCGGCAGCAGCACCGCGCCCGGCAGCGTCATCACCAGGAGGACCAGGGCGGGCCACACCAGCCGGTCGCGGGCCTTGGTGCCGACCCGGCCGACCATCGCGAGCAGCACCCACAGGAGCTGGTGCTGCCAGGCCGTCGGCGAGACGGTGACGGCGACGCAGCCGGTGAGGGCGACGGCGAGCAGGAGCTGGCCGTCGCGCGCGTAGCGGACGGCCCGGCGCAGGCCGAGGACGATCACGGCGACGGCGAGCGCCAGGAACAGGCCGATCTCCAGCGGCCCTTCGAGGCCGATCCGGAGCAGGGCGCCGTGCAGGGACTGGTTGGCGAGACCGTCGGGGCGCGCGCCGAGCCCGGCGCCCGCCACGTGGTGCACCCAGTACGTCCACGAGTCGTGCGGCATGAGCGCCCAGGTCAGGGCGGTCGCGGCGGCGAAGGTGGCGGTGGTGGAGACGGCCGCGCGTCTGCGTCCGGTGAGCCAGAGCAGCGGGACGAACAGCAGCACGGTGGGCTGGAGGGCCGCCCCGACGCCTATGAGCACCCCGCAGGCGCGCTCCCCGCGTACGGCGAAGCAGCCGAGCAGGACGAGCAGGACCGGGATGATGCTGGTCTGGCCGGTGGTGAGGGCGTTGCGCACCGGCAGCGAGACCATCAGGAGGCTGATGGCGACGGGCGCGGCCACCAGCGAACTTCGGCGCGAAATCGGCCCCGGGAGCGCGCGGGCGGCGACGACGCCGAGCACCGCGACGAACAGGAGCGTGGAGAACGTCCAGGCCACGCCGAGCGCCTGCTCGGCGGAGTGGGTCAGCGGTTTGAGGACGAGCCCGGCGAAGGGGGTACCGGTGAAGTGGTCCTGGTCGTACAGGGAGCCTTTGACGTGCAGTACGCCGTTGACCCCGTCGCCGCCGCTCGCACCGGTCCAGGTCTCCAGGTCGGTGAGCCGTTCGCCTGGTGGAAGGCGCAGGACGTGGGCCATCTGCCGTATCGCGAGGACGGCGGCGACCAGCCACAGCACCACCCGGGCCGCGCCCATCCGGGAGTCCGCCGACCCCGAGTCCACTGTGCTGCCGCGTCCGCCGTGCTCCGCATTAGCCACGCCCCGCCAAGCCTCCCACCGTTCTCTAAAAGCCCGTTGTTCGCCCGTCGTACCGGCCCCCGAGTGCGGGGCGACTCCTCAGAGCCTCGCACCACCCCTCTGAGGAGACTCAGACAACCCCCACTTCGCCTGACTGTCACCGGGGTTTTGACCGGAACCGCCTTGACCGGCCCCCGCGACCCGCCGGAACCGGACCTGCCGGAACGCCGTCGTAGATCGCGTCGACGGTGGTGCACGGGTGGTACGTGCGAGAGGCGGGGGAATGCGCGGCAGAGGTGTCGGCAGTGGCAGCGGGCGGCGAACGGGGCTGCTCCTGCGGCGAACAGGGCTGCTCATGGGGGCATTGCTGACCCTCCAGCTCCTCTCGATCGTCTCCCCCGCTTACGCGTGCGGGTGCGGCGCGATGGTCCACGGCACGGGTACCCAGTTGTCGGTCCGTCAGGAGACGTCGGCGGTGCGGTGGGACGGCCGGGGCGAGGAGATCGTGATGAGCCTCACGGTCGACGGGAACGCGCCGAAGGCGGCCTGGATCATGCCGGTGCCGCACCGGGCGACGGTCACGCTGGGAGACCGGGCGCTCTTCTCCGACCTGGAGCGGGCGACGGCGCCGGTGCACAGGGACCGCGACTACTTCTGGCCGAGGGACGGCGACTGGCCCTTCACCCGCGACCACCACACGGCGGGCGACAGCGCGGGGGCCGCCCCGGGCGCGGCCGCACCGCCGGTCGGCGTGGTCGACCGGCAGCGCCTGGGCCCGTTCGACGTGGCCCGTCTGACGGCGACGGACCCGGAGGCGCTGCGGAGCTGGCTGGAGACGAACGGGTTCCGGCTCCCGCCCGCCCTCTCCACGGAACTGCGCCCCTACGTCGACCAGAAATGGGAGTACGTGGCGGTCCGCCTGGCCCCCGCCTCCGGCGACGGCCCCCTGACGGGCACGCTGGACCCGTTGAAGCTGACGTTCGCGAGCGAGCGCCCGGTCTACCCGATGCGCCTCTCGCGGCTGGCGAGAACCGCCCAGTCCCTGAAGCTGTACGTGGTGTCGGCGCACCGGATGGAGCCGGATTCGACCATCGGGGGCACGCCGCCGAAGGTGCTGTACGCGGGGAAGGTCCCGCTGGAGGGCGGCGAACTGGCACGGTTCGCGGGCGTGTCGTACGCCGCCGAGGGCGACACCCCGTACCTCACGGCCCTGAGCCAGTCCTTCTGGCAGCCCTCCGCGATCACGGGCGACCACGAACTGAGGCGCGCGGCCGACGACACCCCGGTCCGGCGGGTGATCTGGACGGACCACCTGATGCGGGTGGCGGGCGTCCCGGCGTGGCTCCTGACGGTCACCACGGGCCTGGCGGCGGTGGCGACGACGGCGCTCCTTCTCGTACGCGCAGGACTGCGGAGGCGGCGCGTGGTCGTCCCGCCCCCGCCGGTTGTGGTGCCGCCGCCGCTGGGGTGAGCGGGGCCGTGGTGGGCGGGGCCGTAGGGTCGGGGCATGAGCATCGTGAAGATCAATGTCCTGAAGGTCCCGAGCGAGCAGCGCGAGGTGCTGGAGCAGCGGTTCGCCGCGCGGGCCGGGTCGGTGGAGAACTCCGACGGCTTCGAGTGGTTCGAGCTGCTGCGCCCGGTCGAGGGCACCGACGAGTACCTCGTGTACACCCGCTGGCGCAGCGAGGAGGACTTCGAGAAGTGGATGGCCACGTCGATGCGCGGCGCGCACGGCGGGGGCGGCGCGGCGGAGGGCGAGCGCCCCAAGCCCGCCGCGACCGGTTCCACGCTGTGGTCGTTCGAGGTCGTGCAGCAGGCGGCGCCGAAGAGCTGAACCGGCACCGCCCGCAGGCGCGTGGACGGCCCGTACGCCGGGAGTTCGCGTACGGGCCGTCCATCCCGGCGCTCCTTGCTAGAGCTCCAGCATGCGTTCGGTCAGCTGCCGGTAGTCGCGCAGCGCAAGGCGGAGTTCCTCGGTGTCGTCCTTCGCCGACGAGACCGACTGGCGGCGTTCCTTGACCAGTTCCGCGACGCGCGCGGCCGTCTCGCCCAGGACCGCGTCGGCCTCCTCCACGGACTTCCGGGGCTCGTCGATGAAGCCGCTCACCGCGCGGTGCAGCCGCAGCGCCCACTTGTCGCGCTCCTCCGTGGGGAGCAGGGGGGCGGGGGCCAGCTCGGCGGGCGGGGGCGGCACAGGCTGGTCGTCGGCGCTCGCCGCCGAACCGGCCGCACCCGCCGTGGCCGCCGCGCCCGGGACCCGTACCGCCGGATCGGCCGGGGCGTCCGGCGCCGGGTCGGCGCCCCGTACCGCCGTACCACCGGGAACGGCCGGCGCCGGGTCCGAACCGCGCACCGCCGGGGACACCTTGGGTTCGGCCGGGCCCGTCCCGTTCTCGTCGCGTCGCATCACACCGCACTCCCCTTCGCGTGCCGTCGCGGCAGGGCCGGGCGGCGGGTGGGGTGGGCGTGGCGCGGGCCCGCCGTCAGGAGCTCCTCGAACAGGGAGCGGGCCTCTATGACCGCCTCCCGGATCTCCTCCGTGTCGCCCGTTCCGCGCGCCGCGCGGTGCACCCTGCGGTAGCCGTCGAGCTGGCCCGCGTGGTGCACGGAGAGCGCGGCGATCTGGTCCTCGTACGCCTTCGCCGCCGGGAAGCCCCGCTCCTCGGCCAGCCGGGCGACCAGCTTGTCGGCGGCCTCGGCGGCCCGGCGCGGTGAGTCGACGAACTGCTCCTGGATGCCCGCCCAGCGCACGAGGTAGTGCTCGCGGGCCTCGGGCGGCAGCGGGCGTTCGGTGAGCGCGCCGTGCCGCTTCAGCCGCTCGGCGAGCTCGCGCTCGGCGGCCCGGCGGTCCCCGTCGTGCAGGACGACCGCCCGTTCGTACTCGGGGCCGAAGCGCCGCCGCAGCCCGCGCCCGCCGGTCGCCGAACCGTGCAGGGCGAACCGGACGGCGACGGCGAGGGCGGCCAGGGCGAGCACCGCGATCAGGACGACAATCACGATCGTGGACATGTCTGCCTTCCCGGTGAGTTGGTCCTTGTCCGCCGGGTTGCCAGGAATTCGGTGGCCAAACGGTACCGGTCTCGGGTAGGCAGACGCCCATGAGTTGGATCATGAACCGCGAGCCCTACGACTCCCCCGACGCGGCGCTGCTCCGCCGCGAGTACTACGACGAGGTGGCGAGCCGCTGGTACGGCCGCCCGGCCACCGCCGAGGAGATCGAGGAGGGCCTCACGGACGACGGCGCCGACCGGCTGCGCCCGCCGCTCGGCGACTTCGTGGTCGGCCGCCACGACGGCGCGGCCGGCGCCTGCGGCGGGATCCTGCTCTGCGAGACCGCCCCGGTCATCGACGGCACGGCCCCGGCCACCGCCGAGCTGACCAGGGTCTATGTACGCCCCGGCCTGCGCGGCACCGGCGGCGGCGCCGCGCTCCTCACCACCCTGGAGACGGCCGCCCGCCGCCTCGGCGCCCGCCGTGTCGCCCTGGACACCCGGCACGACCTGGTCGAGGCGCGTGCGCTGTACGCGCGCAACGGCTATCGGGAGATCGAGCCGTACGCCCAACGGCCTTACGCGGAACGGTGGTTCGCGAAGGAGCTGTGAGGGGCTGCGAGGGGCCGGGCACTCACCTGGCGTGGTCCCGGCGCAGGTCCGGTCCCCTCGGGCGCTCCTCGTCCGAGCCGGACATCTCGGCCGTCAACTCCTCCACCAGTTTGACCAGGTCGGTCGGGCGGTCCGGGCCCCACCAGTCGCCGAGCAGCTCGGACAGGGACGCCTCGCGGGCCCGGGCGAGCCGGACCGCCGTCGCCCGGCCCGCCTCGGTGGCGACCAGGGCGATCCCGTCGCGTACGGCGAGGCCGCGCTCCTCCAGCTGGCGGGCGCCCTCCGTGACCAGCCGCAGCGGTACGCGGGTGCGCTCGGCGACGAAGGCCGGTTCCGCCGAGCCGTAGTGGTGGATGCGCAGCAGGAGCCAGCTGGAGGCGGGCAGCAGGTCCAGGCCGGCCCGGGTGGTGATCTTCTCGTAGATTGCCCGGCGGCCCTCCCGGGTGCCGAGCACCGACAGCGCCCGCGCGCACTCGTCGTACGACGAACGCTCGACCGGGTTGGAGGCCACGGTCTGACTGACGTCGGGCGCGGTGACCGCGCCGCGCAGCTTGTCCTCGCGCAGGAACCAGGCGATCACGAAGGCAAGCAGCGTCACCGGCACCGCGTAGAGGAAGACGTCGGTGATCGACTGTGAGTAGGCGTGCAGGACCGAGGGGCGCAACGTCGGCGGCAGTTCGGCGATCGTGCGCGGGTCCGCGGCCAGTTGGGAGGGCCCGGTGCCCGCCGGGAGTTCGCGGCCCGCCAACGCGTCGGCGAGTTTGCCGTTCAGGCGGTTGGTGAAGATCGTGCCGAAGATCGCCACGCCGAAGGACGCGCCGATCGAGCGGAAGAAGGTCGCCCCGGACGTGGCCACGCCCAGGTCCGCGTACCCCACCGCGTTCTGGACGACCAGGACGAGCACCTGCATCACCAGGCCGAGCCCCGCGCCGAAGACGAAGAAGTACACGCTCATCTCCCAGGTGGAGCTCGTCTCGCTGAGCTCGTGCAGCAGGAGCAGCCCGACGGTGACGACGGCCGTGCCCGCGATCGGGAAGACCTTCCAGCGGCCCGTCCGCGACACGATCTGGCCGGACGCCGTCGACGTGATCAGCAGGCCGAGCACCATCGGCAGCATGTGCACACCGGACATCGTCGGGGTGACGCCCTGCACGACCTGCAAGAACGTCGGCAGATACGTCATCGCCCCGAACATCGCGAAGCCGATGACGAAGCTGATGACGGCGACGAGGGAGAAGGTGCGGATACGGAACAGCTTCAGCGGAAGGACAGGTTCCGCCGCCTTCCGCTCGACCGCCACGAACGCGCCGAGCAGCACCGCGCCCAGCACCGCGAGCCCGACGATCTGCGCCGAGCCCCAGGCCCAGGTGGTCCCGCCGAGCGAGGCGACCAGGACCAGGCAGGTGGCGACGGACGCGATGAGGAAGGTGCCCAGGTAGTCGATGGTGTGGCGGGTGCCGTGCACCGGGATGTGCAGCACGGCGGCGATCACGAGCAGCGCGACGACGCCGATCGGGAGGTTGATGTAGAACACCCAGCGCCAGCTGAGGTGTTCGGTGAAGAGCCCGCCGAGCAGCGGCCCGAGCACGCTGGTCGCGCCGAACACGGCCCCGAACAGGCCCTGGTAGCGGCCGCGTTCGCGCGGGGAGACGAGGTCGCCGACGATCGCCATCGACAGCACCATCAGCCCGCCGCCGCCCAGCCCCTGGACCGCGCGGAAGGCGATCAGCTGCCCCATGTCCTGCGCGACGCCGCACAGCGCCGAGCCGACGAGGAAGATGACGATGGCGGCCTGGAACAGCTTCTTCCTGCCGTACTGGTCGCCGAGTTTGCCCCACAACGGGGTCGCGGCGGTGGAGGCGAGCATGTACGCGGTGACGACCCAGGACAGGTGCTCCATCCCGCCGAGGTCGCTGACGATCGTCGGCAGCGCCGTGGAGACGATGGTCTGGTCGAGCGCGGCCAGCAGCATGCCGAGCAGCAGCGCGCCGATGGCGACGAGTACGGTCCGCCGCTCCTGCCCGACGCCGGGCCCGGCGCCCGGGGAGAGCGCGGTGGAGGCCGTTTCCTGGGCCATGGGCCGCCCCTCTCTGTCTCTGCCGCCCCCGCTGTCTCCGCCCCGCCTCTCTCCATCCTGATCGCAATGTCCGAATATGGCCTGCCGGGCCGCCCGGCCCCCCTCGGTCCGCCTTCACGGGACCTGCATAATCGCAGGCAGTTCAAGGGGAGGGGACCCACGATGACGGGACACGTATGTCCTGAATGCGGCACGGAACACGAGCCCACCGGCAGACCGGCCTGCACCTGCGCGCTACGAGCGGCCCGCTCGGCCGAGGTGGCCGCATCGGAGGACTTCGACCCGCTGCGGATCAGGCCGTATGTGACGTTGGGGGATGCGGGGAGGGGGCGGGAGATCGCAGAGGGGGCCGACCCGGCGGCGACGATGCCGCTGCGCCCGTTCCGGACGGAGCCTGCGATCCCGGGGGCGACGGGGCTCGCTGGGGACGAGCTCGGGGCAACCATGGCATTCCGGGCAGGGGCGACGGGGCTCGCTGGCGACGAGCTTGGGGCAACCGTGGCATTCCGAGCAGGGGCGACCGGGCTCGCAGGCGACGAGCTTGGGGCGCCCGTGGCATTCCGAGCAGGGACGACGGGGCCCGCTGGGGACGAGCTCGGGGCAACCGTGGCATTCCGGGCAGGGGCGACCGGGCTCGCAGGCGACGAGCTTGGGGCGCCCGTGGCATTCCGGCCCACCCCTCAAGGGGCGCGGGGAACTGCGCGCCCAGCCACCCACGACCCGCAGACAAAACACCGCCCCCGGCGCCGCCCCCTCCTCCTCGCCACTCTCGCCCTCGCCGCCACCGCGGCCATCGTGGCCATCACCAGCGCCACCCTCTTCGGCGGCGACTCCGAGGCCGACGCAACCGCCCCGGCCACCACAGTGAGCACCGCCCCCGACCCCACCACCACATCGAGCACCCCCACCCCGACCCCCGCCAACACCACCCCACGCACCACCCCCTCCCCCCACAAGCACTCACCCTCCCCGAGCCGTACCCCCAAGGCCTCCACCACCCCGTCCCGCCGCCCCACCCCGGCCTCACCCACCCCCTCCCAGGTCACCGGCACCGTCGACACCACGACCGCCCCGGTCGCACCGCCCGCCACGGCCCCCGTACTGCGCCGGGGCGACAACGGCCCCGAGGTCGCCGAACTCCAGGACCGGCTGGCCCAGTTGACGATCTACAACGGAAAGACCGACGGCCACTTCGGCTCCAGGACGGAGAACGCGGTGCGTACGTACCAGTCGTACATGGGCCTCGAAAGCGACCCCCCGGGCGTCTACGGCCCGGAGACCCGCAGCGCCCTGGAGGCGCAGACGTCCTAGAGGGGCCGGACCCCCGGGACGAGGCCGGGTCGGGCCACCGGGTCGGGCCACCGGGTCGGACCACCGGGTCGGGCCACCGGGTTGGACCATTCGACCTTCATTTTGTATCGTGATGGAACAAAGTGGTTCCGCCCGTACTCCCTGACCGGCGGGCGGAGCCACTTGTCTCTGCTCCCGCACCCAGGAGTCCGCCGATGACGGCCACGCCCACGACCCTGACCGCCCGCGCCCTCCTGTTGGACATGGACGGCACGATCGTGAACTCCGACGCCGTGGTCGAGCGGTGCTGGCGCCGCTGGGCGGTGGAGCACGGCCTCGACCCCGAGGAAGCGCTGAAGGTCGTCCACGGCCGCCAGGGCTACGCCACCATGGCCGTCCTGCTGCCGGACCGCCCGATGGAGCAGAACCTCGCGGACAACCGCGTGATGCTCGCCGAGGAGACGGCCGACACCGACGGCGTCGTCCCCGTCCCCGGCGCCCCCGCCTTCATGGCCTCCCTCGCCGGGCTCCCGCACGCCCTGGTGACCTCGGCGAACGAGCCGCTGGCCCGGGCCCGGATGGGCGCGGCCGCCCTGCCGATGCCGCCCGTACGCGTCACGGCCGAACGCGTCGGCGCCAGCAAGCCGGACCCCGAGGGCTTCCTCAAGGGCGCCGCCGAACTGGGCTTCGCCCCGGCGGACTGCATCGTCTTCGAGGACTCCGAGGCAGGCATCCAGGCGGGCCTGGCGGCGGGCATGCGCGTTATTGGCGTGGGCCCGCGAGCGGCGGCACACGCCCCGACGGCACACGTACCGGACCTGACCCACATCACGGTGACCCCGGAGCCGAGCGGCACGCTCAGGCTGGAGATCACCCAGTAGGGCGTCGCCTCCAGCCGGGCCACCCACATCGACGATCGCCCCGAAGGGGCGCTCTCAGGGGCGCGGGGCGGTGACATGTGCGGCTCCGCCGCGTGGGCGCGACCAGCCACAGACGACCCGCAGCCGAAAGACCGCGCCCCAAACCGCCGGCGTCAGCCGGCAATCGCCTCAAAAAGACTGAACCCCGCCAGCGCAGCCATCAGCGCCGCCGCCACCTTCGTGATCAGCCGAAGCGGCACGTACTTCATCAGCGTCCGCCCGCCCAGGATCCCCAGCCCCGCCACCGCCCACAGCGCCAGCACCGCCCCCACACCCACCGACAGCGGGCTGTCGTACCGCGCGGCCAGGTTCGCGGTCATGATCTGCGTCAGGTCCCCGAACTCGGCGACCAGGATCAGCATGAACCCGGCCCCGGACACCTTCCAGAACGACTGGTCGGCCGGGGCCTTCACGCCGTCCTCCTCCTCGTCCTTCTTGAAGAGCAGCATCGCCGCGCCCGCGAGGAAGAGGACGCCCACGATCGCCTGGAGCAGCCGGTGCGGCAGCAGCGTGAGCACGCTGCCCGCCGCGATGGCGAGCGCCACGTGCAGCAGGAACGCCGCCGCGACGCCGACGAACACGTACGACGCCTTGTAGCGGGTACCGAGCATCAGACCCGCGAGCGCGGTCTTGTCGGGGAGCTCGGCGAGGAAGACCACGCCGAAGGTGATCGCCAGGATGGTGAAACTGAGCACGGAGGGCCTCAATCGGTCGGGCGCGGCGCGGCCGTACCGAGAGCGTGTCACGAAAGAAATCCGGGGTCGCTTCGGCACAGCAGCGCCATGAAGCGGAAAGCGGTCATGGTTCACTGCGGCCGAAGGTCTCGCTGGCGAGGCCCTCGCGGGCCTGCCTCCGGGCGCCGGCCGGGGTCCCTCCCGAAGGAGAGTCCAGCAGTATGTCGACGTTCCGGCGAAGAGCTACTCCCCTTCTGCTCCGTACAGAATACGGGACACCGCCCCGCACCCGTCAGGGACCAAAGTCCCCCCCCGCCCCGGAGGGCCAAGAGGAGGGGCCAAGAGGAGGGGCCGAGATCAGAGCGGCACATCCCGGTGCACCCGCCCCCGCCCCACCAGCTCCAGCACCACCGACACCGCCACCGCCTGTACCGCCATCAGCGCCACCAGCACGTACAGCTGCACCGCCCCCGCCTGCACCGGTGACGCCCCGCCGAGCAGCATCCCCACGAACGCGCCGGGCAGCGTGACGAGCCCCACGGTCCGGGTCTGGTCGAGGCCGGGCAGCAGCGCGTCGGACGCGGCCGGGCGGGCCACCTCCAGGCGCGCGTCCCGGTCGAGCAGCCCGAGCGCCATCCCCGCCTCCACCTCGCCGCGCCGCACGGTCAGCTCGTCCAGCGCCCGCCGCCCGCCGAGCACCGTCGCGGTGAGCGCGCCGCCGATGAGGATGCCGGTGACGGGGATGAGCGCGATGCCCTTGACCGGCACCAGGCCGGTCAGCAGCAACACCCCCACCACCGGGGCCACTCCCGCCGCGATCGGCAGCGCGGCCCACCACCAGGTGCCGTTGGGCGTCATCCGCCGCCCGGCCGTCCGCACCGCCACCGCGTACATCAGCAGCAGGAAGCAGAGCAGCAGCGGCACCGAGCCGACCACCCAGTGGATCGCGCTCGCCACCACCGCGAGCTGAACGGCCGCGCGCACCCCGGCGACCAGGATCTCCTTCGCCCGGCCGAGCCGCGCCACCGCCGCGACACCGGCCGCGACCAGGAGCAGTACGGCGAGAACGACCCCGAGCGTGACATTGACGGGCAGCAGCACGCGCCCACCGTACGCCGGGACCCGCCGCCGCACCGGGTGGTGCAACCGTGGCATACGGGGCGTCAGTTACCTTGCGGGACAAGGGTGTCAAGAACCTCCGCACCCCTTGATGTGACGTGCCCATGTCGCCACTCTGTTACCTGGCGCCCACCCCCAGGAAACCTGGCGCCGCCACGATGACCGGGCCGCGCACCCGCGCGCCCGGCCAGGTCCCCCCACACCCAAGGGAGTTCGCATGTCAGGTGTCTACGCGCGTCGAATAGCCAGGCTCTCCGCGCTCACCGCCTCCGCCGCCCTCCTCGCCACCGCGAGCCTGCTCACCGCCCCCGGCGCCCAGGCCGCACCCCCCGCCCCGGTCAGCGCCGCCACCGCCCGCAGCTATCTCGCCGCCATGACCGCCACCCCGGAGGGCTCCTCCGACGGCTACAGCCGCTCCAAGTTCCCGCACTGGATCACCCAGTCCGGCACCTGCAACACCCGCGAGGTCGTCCTCAAGCGCGACGGCACCAACGTCGTCACCGACTCCAGCTGTGCGGCGACCAGCGGCAGTTGGTACTCCGAGTACGACGGCGCCACCTGGACGGCCGCCGCCGACCTCGACATCGACCACGTCGTCCCGCTCGCCGAGGCCTGGCGCTCGGGCGCCAGCTCCTGGACCACCGCGCAGCGCCAGGGCTTCGCCAACGACCTGACCCGGCCCCAGCTGATCGCGGTCACCGACAACGTCAACCAGGCCAAGGGCGACAAGGACCCGGCCGAATGGCTGCCCTCGCGCACCGAGTACCGCTGCATGTACGCCCGGATGTGGGTGGACGTGAAGCACTACTACAACCTGACCGTGGACTCCGCCGAGAAGTCCGCACTCCAGTCCGTGCTCAACGGCTGCTAGGCGCTCCGCTGGTAGTGCGGTGATTCATCTGCGGGCCGCCTGTGGCTGGTCGCACAGTTCCCCGCGCCCCTACGGGGCTCCGGTGCCGCACCGGGCTTCCACAAGTCCGCTCAGCAGGCTCA encodes the following:
- a CDS encoding peptidoglycan-binding protein; its protein translation is MAITSATLFGGDSEADATAPATTVSTAPDPTTTSSTPTPTPANTTPRTTPSPHKHSPSPSRTPKASTTPSRRPTPASPTPSQVTGTVDTTTAPVAPPATAPVLRRGDNGPEVAELQDRLAQLTIYNGKTDGHFGSRTENAVRTYQSYMGLESDPPGVYGPETRSALEAQTS
- a CDS encoding HAD family hydrolase; this encodes MTATPTTLTARALLLDMDGTIVNSDAVVERCWRRWAVEHGLDPEEALKVVHGRQGYATMAVLLPDRPMEQNLADNRVMLAEETADTDGVVPVPGAPAFMASLAGLPHALVTSANEPLARARMGAAALPMPPVRVTAERVGASKPDPEGFLKGAAELGFAPADCIVFEDSEAGIQAGLAAGMRVIGVGPRAAAHAPTAHVPDLTHITVTPEPSGTLRLEITQ
- a CDS encoding TMEM165/GDT1 family protein, yielding MLSFTILAITFGVVFLAELPDKTALAGLMLGTRYKASYVFVGVAAAFLLHVALAIAAGSVLTLLPHRLLQAIVGVLFLAGAAMLLFKKDEEEDGVKAPADQSFWKVSGAGFMLILVAEFGDLTQIMTANLAARYDSPLSVGVGAVLALWAVAGLGILGGRTLMKYVPLRLITKVAAALMAALAGFSLFEAIAG
- a CDS encoding ABC transporter permease, with the protein product MLLPVNVTLGVVLAVLLLVAAGVAAVARLGRAKEILVAGVRAAVQLAVVASAIHWVVGSVPLLLCFLLLMYAVAVRTAGRRMTPNGTWWWAALPIAAGVAPVVGVLLLTGLVPVKGIALIPVTGILIGGALTATVLGGRRALDELTVRRGEVEAGMALGLLDRDARLEVARPAASDALLPGLDQTRTVGLVTLPGAFVGMLLGGASPVQAGAVQLYVLVALMAVQAVAVSVVLELVGRGRVHRDVPL
- a CDS encoding HNH endonuclease family protein encodes the protein MSGVYARRIARLSALTASAALLATASLLTAPGAQAAPPAPVSAATARSYLAAMTATPEGSSDGYSRSKFPHWITQSGTCNTREVVLKRDGTNVVTDSSCAATSGSWYSEYDGATWTAAADLDIDHVVPLAEAWRSGASSWTTAQRQGFANDLTRPQLIAVTDNVNQAKGDKDPAEWLPSRTEYRCMYARMWVDVKHYYNLTVDSAEKSALQSVLNGC